The Streptomyces sp. NBC_00659 genomic interval TACGGGTGACCCGGGCCCGAGGACGGCGGGAGGGGTGCCCCGGTCCGGCCCTCCGGTTGGCGTGTCCGGTGCTCGGTGCCACCGCGCTCGTCCTGAAATCGCTCCTCGTGCGGGTGGCAAGGCCGACATTCGGTGGCTGTGAACGACGTGTTGTCCTGACCCGCAACACCTAGGCTGTGGCACCTGTGACAGGCGTGGCGCGCATCAGAGTCTCAACGCTGCAACGCGGACCTGATCAGCCTCGCGACCGCCGAGAGGGAGTAGGACTGGTCGGAATAGTCGTAGTTCCTTAGCCCCTTGCTGCCGATATTCAGATACAGCCCGGCCTGGTTGACATCGAGAGGACCGTTCAGGTGGCCGAACTTGTCATTAACGACGAACGGGTACCGGGCGAACAGGTTCGCGATCATCGTCTCGTGGGTCGAGGAGATCTTGAACCGGGGGTCGAGGAGTGAGTCCACCTCCACTTGGAAGAACCGCACTCCGGCCTCGACGAGGCGGTCCAGGTGAGCCGTTCTGTGCACCAGGGACACCTCGTCCTTCAACAGGAAGAATCCGTTGGCGATGCCCGGCACGCCGACCCTTCGCACCAGCGCAAGCTGCGCCTCGAATGCCCCGCTCTTCTCCGGATCGCGTGGTGTGAACTCGTAGTAGTTCGGCCTTAGCGAGGCGATGAGGTCTGGCAGGTCCTTGTCGCACACTTCCGCTGACTCATCGATGGCAAGAGCGATGCTCGCGGAAGTTGCGCGTTTGATCTCCTCGTACTGCTCCCTCGCCACGGTGCGTCTGCCGTGCTGCTCGGCATCGCCGAGGCAGACACCGACGATATCGACACCGCCCACCCACTCGGCTTCGCGCGTGCTACAAACCTGATTGACCTTGATCACGTTGATCAATCATGTTTCCCGCGACCCGTACGGTCAAGCGGCGGCCCATCGACGCCGACACCCGGCTGATCGTCGTGGTCGGCCGGCCGCTCGCCGGGAACCGCAACGACTGCAAGGCATGGGAGGAGTCCGGCGCCAAGGCCGCCGTGGGCAACACCGTCACGATCGCCGACGGCGGCTACCGGGCACCGGGCTCGTCATCCCGCACCGCCGACAGCGCGGCCAGAGCGAACTCCGGCCTGGAAGGAGGAGCGCAACAAGTCCCACAAGAAGGTCCGGGCCCGCGTCGAGCACGTCTTCGCGCGTATGAAGACATGGAAGATCCTCCGCGACTGCCGCCTCAAAGGCGACGGCGTCCACCACGCCATGCCCGGCATCGCCCGGATGCACAACCTCGCTCTCGCCGGATAGGCAAGCGGGCCGCACGGCGGCCCACCATGCCCGAGGCGACTTCAAGATCTTTACGGGACAGCCTTTACCCAACGCCGTTTCACGATATGGAAGCCGCGAACTCCGGGGTTTCTGTCGACGACTTCGACTTTGATTCCGAGGCGGTCGCCGTGCTCTGCGACGGCGTTCTTGAAGCCGGTGCCAACCCGGCTCTTGGAGGCGGTCGGGTATGTCTTCTTGTATCGAGCCCCTGAGCGGCCCGAGCAGAACGTGCCGCAGCACTTCCACCTCGACTTCGGTGCGCCGAACCTGGACGAGGCCGAGGAGAAGGCTCTCGCGCTCGGCGCGACCAAGGTCGCGGTTCAGCTCAGTGAGCCTTTTCCAACCTGGGCGGTGGAGCGCCGAGGTGGGCTGAGGGACGGTGATCGGACGTGAAGAAGCTCCTGGTAGACGGGTTCTCGACCAACATCACCCGTGTCTGCCAGGAGCTTCGCGTGCTTGTCTACCCGTCCTCGATTGATCTCTCCAACCGCACCTTGCGGTTCCTGGCCGGGCGACGGAAGGCCAGGTGGCAGCAGATCGGGCGATGTTGCAGCCCCATCCCGCACCATCTGTTCACGACCACCGAGCAAATTCGACGTCGAGGCGTGTGTCGGTGCGCACCCAGACTTCGCCCCCGGCTGCCTCGGCCGGGGCGTCGACTCGTTCGATACCGAGGAACTCGATCAATCTGAGCAGTTCGGCTCGTTCGGCTCGGTCGTCGTCGACACCATGCGAGTCGAAGAACACATAGAACTGGTCGCTCGGGTCCACGCAGCCCGAATCTCCCCAGATCCGAGCGACTTCTTCGATCGCCGCTGCTTCCGTCGTGATCGTGGCGGCGTGGGCGGCACCGCGAGTCTCCGGTGACGCGTCGAGGTCGGTGAGGTCGGCGAACCACTGGCCGAAGTGGTCGAGGCCAGCATATCCGTTCTCGAAGAACAGCATCGCGCTCGGAAGGTAGCGATTGGCCCTGTCGACCCGGAGGTATTCCGACCGAGGTGGGTCCGCATCTTTGATCCGGGAGATCACACCTTGCCCGGGCATGAGTACCAAACTCTGCCCCGACGGTTCATCATTGATGGTGTAGGTGTCAGAATCTCGACCACGGAAGAACGCAGAGAACGCTACGTAGGCTTCCTGAGGGTCGCCCACGGAGACCTGTTGGTCGTTGCCATCACCGACAGCGAAGACGAACTGTTTCGGTCCGGGGTTGTAGGGGCGAGCCATGTGCGTCCTTCGTTCACGTGTGATAGCTCCACCAGCGTAGTCGAATCAGAGCGGACGGACCTGCCGTTCATCGCCGACGAACAGCCAGGAGAGCTGGCAGATCGGCCTGCCCCCGCGCCCCGTCAGGCCCGCCTCGTAGGCGGCGATGGCAGCCTCCACCCGGTTGCGTACGCCGAGTCTGCCGAGGGAGGCGCTGACGTGGGCCTTCACCGTGTCCTCGACCAGGTGCAGCCGCGTCCCGATCTCGGCGTTGGAGAGCTCTCCTCACTCCCCGCCGCTCAACGAGCCGCCATTCACCGGCAGGCGCCGGCCTCGGGTCTCCGTTCTGGTCGCGGTTCTGGTCGCACTGGAGGGCCTCGGGCAGGGCCTTGGAGACACAAGCCGTTTCCAACCTGATGGGTGGTTGGACGGGCGGCCTCGGCAGCGGGCGGGAAGAAAGCTCCTGGTAGACGGGTTCACGACCAAGATCACCAGTCCGCCAGGAGCTTCCGCGTGCTTGTCTATCCGTCCGGCATCGATCTGTCCAGCCGCATCCTGCGGCATCTCTCCGGTCTCCTCGCAGGTCACCGCCGTCATATCGGCTCCCGGTGGCGTCGCCTGACGTGTGGTCGGCACGCCCTGCTCGTCCTGGCCCACCTTCGCTGCGGCGACACCTACGCTCCCCTCGCAGCAGGATTCCGTGTCGGGATCGCGACGGT includes:
- a CDS encoding VOC family protein yields the protein MPQHFHLDFGAPNLDEAEEKALALGATKVAVQLSEPFPTWAVERRGGLRDGDRT